One genomic window of Oncorhynchus clarkii lewisi isolate Uvic-CL-2024 chromosome 5, UVic_Ocla_1.0, whole genome shotgun sequence includes the following:
- the LOC139409956 gene encoding bile salt-activated lipase-like produces MMKTLGILVASALFLGSASAATLGVVYTEGGMVQGKKVNSDGLLRTMDVFKGIPYADKPGVFEKPKRHPGWDGVLKATEFKPRCMQLNLLQSDTRGQEDCLFLNIWVPQGLSVSTGLPVMVWIFGGGYLVGGSMGANFLDNYLYDGEEIANRGKVIVVTLGYRVGTLGFLSSGDASGPGNYGLWDQHAAIAWVNRNIRAFGGDPNNITVFGESAGAASVSFQTLSPHNKGLIRRAISQSGVALCPWAINNNPRAFAEMVAGKVGCPIDDQMMACLKLIDAKELTLAGTLSLAGSPSTPIVGNLALSPVIDGDFLPDHPGKLFHNAADIDYLAGVNSMDAHLFTGLDLPAVNKPLANLPLSDVKLLLGSLTKKGEASINSAFAEYTADWGDKPSQETIKKTVVMIETDYVFLVPTQAALYLHASNAQSARTYSYLFSEPSRMSGIVLPFPSWMEADHAEDLQFVFGKPFSTPLAYWPKYRNVSKYFIAYWTNFARTGDPNKGESNVPVTWPAYTTSGQKYLEINAKMNRNSVHEKMRVRFVNWWSNTLPSI; encoded by the exons CTTGGAGTGGTGTACACTGAGGGAGGCATGGTGCAAGGGAAAAAGGTCAATTCTGATGGACTCCTCCGCACCATGGATGTCTTCAAAGGAATCCCCTACGCTGACAAGCCCGGCGTTTTTGAGAAGCCCAAGCGTCACCCTGGATGGGATG GTGTTCTTAAGGCTACAGAGTTCAAGCCGAGGTGCATGCAGCTGAACTTGCTCCAGTCTGACACCCGTGGCCAAGAGGACTGCCTTTTCCTGAACATCTGGGTCCCTCAGGGCCTCAGTG TTTCCACTGGGCTGCCAGTCATGGTTTGGATCTTTGGAGGTGGTTACCTGGTTGGAGGCTCTATGGGCGCTAACTTCTTAGATAACTATCTGTACGACGGGGAGGAGATTGCAAACAGGGGCAAAGTCATTGTGGTGACTCTGGGTTACCGTGTGGGCACCCTGGGCTTCCTCAGCTCTGGAGATGCCAGCGGACCTG GTAACTATGGTTTGTGGGACCAGCATGCTGCCATTGCCTGGGTGAATAGGAACATCCGCGCCTTCGGAGGAGACCCCAACAACATCACCGTCTTCGGAGAGTCTGCCGGCGCTGCTAGCGTCAGCTTCCAG ACGCTTTCTCCCCATAACAAAGGGCTGATCCGCAGGGCCATCTCCCAGAGTGGCGTTGCTCTCTGCCCCTGGGCCATCAACAACAACCCTCGTGCCTTTGCAGAGATG GTTGCTGGGAAGGTGGGCTGCCCCATTGATGATCAGATGATGGCCTGCCTGAAGCTCATTGACGCTAAGGAGCTCACCCTTGCTGGTACCCTGTCCCTGGCTGGTTCTCCCTCCA CGCCCATAGTGGGCAACCTGGCCCTCTCCCCAGTGATCGATGGGGACTTCCTGCCTGATCACCCAGGGAAACTGTTCCACAACGCTGCTGACATTGACTACCTTGCAGGGGTCAACAGCATGGATGCCCACCTATTCACTGGATTAGATTTACCCGCCGTCAACAAGCCACTCGCTAACCTCCCTCT GTCAGATGTGAAACTGCTCCTGGGTTCTTTGACTAAGAAGGGAGAGGCCTCTATCAATAGCGCTTTCGCAGAGTACACGGCAGACTGGGGCGATAAGCCCAGTCAGGAGACCATCAAGAAGACTGTTGTTATGATCGAGACTGACTACGTCTTCCTGGTTCCTACCCAGGCTGCTCTCTATCTGCACGCCTCCAATGCCCA ATCTGCACGCACCTACTCCTACCTGTTCTCAGAGCCCAGCCGCATGTCCGGGATAGTTCTACCTTTCCCCAGCTGGATGGAGGCTGACCACGCTGAGGACCTGCAGTTTGTGTTTGGCAAGCCCTTCTCCACGCCCCTGGCATACTGGCCCAAGTACCGCAATGTCTCCAAATACTTTATCGCCTACTGGACCAACTTCGCCAGGACCGG AGACCCCAACAAGGGGGAGTCCAATGTGCCTGTGACCTGGCCTGCATACACCACCTCTGGGCAAAAGTACCTGGAGATCAACGCCAAAATGAACAGGAACTCTGTCCATGAGAAGATGAGGGTGCGCTTTGTGAACTGGTGGTCTAACACCCTTCCCTCCATCTGA